In one window of Meiothermus sp. DNA:
- a CDS encoding nitrous oxide reductase accessory protein NosL, with the protein MQRRTIIKGLLALPLGFGLLQPALAAARPLRVGVDACPYCNMTILDARYAAQMVTSTGKVYQYDDVGCLLDHLLGYGGPQATPKELYVADFATSERREARFIPTQEAHFLFNERIRTPMGVGLLAFSSSTALEAYLKERPQHAGEKLRWNELLARGRKQAWVPGYGR; encoded by the coding sequence ATGCAACGACGCACCATCATCAAAGGACTGCTGGCCCTGCCCCTGGGCTTTGGACTATTGCAACCCGCGCTGGCCGCAGCCCGGCCCTTGCGGGTAGGGGTGGATGCCTGCCCCTACTGCAACATGACCATCCTGGACGCCCGCTACGCGGCCCAGATGGTGACCAGTACCGGAAAGGTTTACCAGTACGACGACGTAGGCTGCCTGCTCGACCATCTACTGGGTTACGGCGGCCCCCAGGCCACCCCCAAGGAGCTCTACGTGGCCGATTTTGCCACCTCCGAGCGCCGCGAGGCCCGCTTTATTCCGACCCAAGAGGCCCATTTTTTGTTCAATGAACGCATTCGTACCCCCATGGGGGTGGGCTTGCTGGCTTTTAGCAGCAGCACAGCCCTGGAGGCTTACCTGAAAGAGCGCCCCCAACACGCCGGAGAAAAACTGCGCTGGAACGAGCTCCTCGCGCGGGGTCGCAAGCAAGCCTGGGTACCCGGCTACGGCAGGTGA
- a CDS encoding copper chaperone PCu(A)C, which produces MRWLSLLLFAGLALAQPTLRLEEGWVRRVPGNITAAYLVLYNPTDKPIRIVGASTPIATRVEFHQTTQAGNDQHLDLSAMRRVDALTVPAKGRLKILPGGYHLMLYGLREKNPKPLAEGQKVTLTLRLEDGTKVTFTLTVEMR; this is translated from the coding sequence ATGCGATGGTTATCTTTGCTTTTGTTTGCTGGACTGGCCCTGGCCCAGCCCACGCTGCGGCTCGAGGAAGGCTGGGTGCGGCGGGTGCCGGGCAACATTACCGCGGCCTACCTGGTGCTTTACAACCCCACCGATAAGCCGATCCGCATCGTGGGGGCCAGCACCCCCATCGCCACGCGGGTGGAATTCCATCAGACCACCCAAGCCGGTAACGACCAGCACCTCGACCTGTCGGCGATGCGGCGGGTGGACGCCCTGACCGTGCCGGCCAAGGGCCGCCTCAAGATTCTGCCCGGCGGCTACCACTTAATGCTCTACGGCCTGCGCGAGAAAAACCCCAAGCCCCTGGCCGAAGGGCAGAAAGTAACTCTGACCCTCAGGCTCGAGGATGGGACTAAGGTGACTTTTACCCTAACTGTGGAAATGCGTTAA
- a CDS encoding TlpA family protein disulfide reductase: MRLTPDALLLGPLALSWPNLALLLGILAFTWLAARQGVEGKAWWVLLVAVLAARVGYAVEHLSTWPDPFAALLGILDIRSGGWNWWVGVPAGALAALFLLKREAMRLLVPGAASLAVALLPLGVQYGLTRPAPSTSKPALGSQVLQYLEAGQSRPSEVRFADLPKPMLVNLWATWCPPCRAEMPLLVEYQQKGYPIVLLNAGEDAGAIQDFLQQTGLEARVFLDSAGLQRAFQVSGLPTTLLIGADGQIVARHLGPLNRAQLEQLLRQLD; encoded by the coding sequence ATGAGACTCACACCGGATGCCTTGCTTCTAGGCCCCCTGGCCCTGAGCTGGCCCAACCTGGCCCTCCTGCTGGGGATTCTTGCTTTTACCTGGCTGGCCGCGCGTCAGGGGGTGGAGGGTAAAGCCTGGTGGGTGTTGCTGGTTGCGGTGCTGGCGGCTCGAGTGGGCTACGCCGTGGAACACCTATCTACCTGGCCTGATCCTTTTGCTGCCCTGCTCGGTATCCTGGACATCCGCAGCGGGGGCTGGAACTGGTGGGTGGGCGTCCCCGCCGGGGCTTTAGCGGCACTTTTCTTGCTCAAGCGGGAAGCAATGCGCCTGCTGGTTCCGGGAGCGGCCTCGCTGGCTGTGGCCTTGTTGCCGTTAGGGGTGCAGTATGGCCTTACCCGTCCGGCCCCCTCAACCAGCAAACCAGCCCTAGGGAGCCAGGTACTACAGTACCTCGAGGCCGGCCAGTCCCGCCCCAGCGAGGTACGCTTTGCAGATCTGCCCAAGCCCATGCTGGTGAACCTCTGGGCCACCTGGTGCCCTCCCTGCCGGGCCGAGATGCCCCTCCTGGTGGAGTACCAGCAGAAGGGCTATCCCATCGTGCTCCTGAACGCAGGTGAAGACGCAGGCGCCATTCAGGACTTCTTGCAGCAGACCGGGCTAGAAGCGCGGGTTTTCCTGGACAGTGCAGGTTTGCAGCGGGCCTTCCAGGTGAGCGGGCTGCCCACCACCTTGCTGATTGGGGCCGATGGGCAGATCGTGGCCCGTCACCTGGGCCCCTTAAACCGGGCCCAGCTCGAGCAGCTTTTGCGACAGTTGGACTAG
- a CDS encoding ABC transporter ATP-binding protein, whose protein sequence is MTKPMVPTAEAMPTQRNALEMRGVSKRFPLVQANQNVDFSVRWGEVHALVGENGAGKSTLMKILYGIQRPDAGEIWIDGEKRTLRDPHDAIALGIGMVHQNFTLVEPFSVLENVILGHEPTAPLGLDMAEARRRVEALVRQFEFQLDLDRRVEDLPVGLRQKVEILKALYRQARILILDEPTAVLTPQETDDLFRFLREYAAQGNAAVFISHKLLEVIQVSDRISVMRDGRMIGTIPTPGATLPQIARMMVGREVEFRVEKGPAHPGEAVLEVTHLTVAQAREKPLVRDVSFAVRAGEIVGIAGVQGNGQSELVEALTGLRPYTGEVRFLGRSLDHGDPHRVRRAGVSHIPEDRNQRGLVMGFTSAENLILGDHNQPPYAGPWGFLNQEVIEQTARQRIEAFDIRPRSTTLSADRFSGGNAQKIIVARELSRNPRLLIAAQPTRGIDIGATEFVHEQIVRARDRGVAVLLVSADLGEIMALSDRILVMYEGQIVGELPAQEATEEKLGLLMAGVKT, encoded by the coding sequence ATGACCAAGCCCATGGTTCCCACAGCAGAGGCTATGCCCACCCAGCGCAATGCCCTCGAGATGCGGGGTGTTTCCAAGCGCTTTCCGCTGGTACAGGCCAACCAGAATGTGGATTTCTCGGTGCGCTGGGGCGAGGTGCACGCCCTGGTCGGCGAAAACGGCGCCGGTAAATCCACCCTGATGAAAATTCTCTACGGCATCCAGCGCCCCGATGCGGGGGAGATCTGGATTGATGGAGAGAAGCGAACCCTCCGCGACCCCCACGACGCCATTGCCCTGGGGATTGGAATGGTGCACCAAAACTTCACCCTGGTGGAGCCTTTTAGTGTGCTGGAGAACGTGATTCTGGGCCACGAGCCCACTGCCCCCCTGGGCCTGGATATGGCCGAGGCGCGCCGCCGGGTAGAAGCCCTGGTACGGCAGTTTGAATTCCAGCTCGACCTCGACCGCCGGGTGGAGGATTTGCCGGTGGGCTTGCGGCAAAAAGTGGAGATCCTCAAGGCCCTGTACCGGCAGGCCCGCATCCTGATTCTGGACGAACCCACCGCTGTGCTTACCCCGCAGGAGACCGACGACCTCTTCCGCTTTCTGCGGGAGTATGCAGCCCAGGGCAACGCAGCGGTTTTTATCTCGCACAAGCTGCTCGAGGTCATCCAGGTCTCCGACCGTATCTCGGTCATGCGCGATGGCCGCATGATCGGCACCATTCCCACCCCAGGGGCCACCCTGCCCCAGATCGCCCGCATGATGGTGGGGCGCGAGGTGGAGTTCAGGGTGGAAAAAGGCCCCGCCCATCCCGGCGAGGCGGTGCTCGAGGTCACCCACCTGACGGTGGCCCAGGCCAGAGAAAAACCCTTGGTGCGGGATGTGAGCTTTGCGGTGCGGGCCGGCGAGATTGTGGGCATCGCCGGGGTGCAGGGCAATGGCCAATCCGAGCTGGTCGAGGCCCTGACCGGGTTGCGGCCCTACACCGGCGAGGTGCGCTTTTTGGGCCGCTCGCTCGACCACGGCGACCCCCACAGGGTGCGGCGGGCGGGGGTTTCGCACATCCCCGAGGACCGCAACCAGCGGGGGTTGGTGATGGGCTTTACCAGCGCCGAGAACCTGATCCTGGGCGACCACAACCAGCCCCCCTACGCCGGGCCCTGGGGTTTTTTGAACCAGGAGGTGATAGAACAAACCGCTCGCCAGCGCATCGAGGCCTTTGATATCCGGCCCCGCTCCACCACCCTGAGCGCCGACCGCTTCTCGGGGGGCAACGCCCAGAAAATCATCGTGGCCCGCGAGCTCTCCCGCAACCCCCGGCTTCTGATTGCAGCCCAGCCCACCCGGGGCATCGACATTGGCGCGACCGAGTTCGTGCACGAGCAAATCGTGCGGGCCAGAGACCGGGGTGTGGCGGTGCTCCTGGTCAGCGCCGACCTGGGGGAGATTATGGCCCTATCGGACCGCATCCTGGTGATGTACGAAGGGCAAATTGTGGGCGAACTGCCCGCCCAGGAGGCCACCGAAGAGAAGCTGGGCCTGCTGATGGCCGGGGTAAAAACCTAA
- a CDS encoding metal-sensitive transcriptional regulator — protein MGAASSKKHNLEARTRVLNRLKRLEGQVRGLQKMVEEDRDCREILTLLSGIKSALEATGDLIFETYLEECRADLARGQGDTKAIVEAVRLLRG, from the coding sequence ATGGGCGCTGCCAGCAGTAAGAAACACAACCTCGAGGCCCGTACGCGCGTCCTCAACCGCCTCAAGCGGCTGGAAGGGCAGGTGCGGGGCTTGCAAAAAATGGTGGAAGAAGACCGCGACTGCCGCGAGATTCTGACCCTGCTCTCAGGCATCAAAAGCGCCCTGGAAGCCACCGGCGACCTGATCTTCGAGACCTATCTGGAGGAGTGCCGGGCCGACCTGGCCCGGGGCCAGGGCGATACCAAAGCCATTGTGGAGGCGGTGCGCTTGCTGCGAGGCTAA